A section of the Hippea sp. KM1 genome encodes:
- the hutI gene encoding imidazolonepropionase, producing MVDLLLIRGNIFTPIDDGKPKTLKRMDELAHIEDGAIAVKDGIIVDMGKTDDLLKKHRDAKSIVDASFKAVLPGFVDPHTHALFVGTREKEFDMRLSGKSYMEILKAGGGILNTVKRLRSATVEQLKDELKKRIRTFFEYGTTTLEVKSGYGLDFENEIKMLKAIELAKRETPMDIVATFIGAHAIPQEFKDKKDEYVELVINKMIPFVAEHKLAEFVDVFCEEGVYSPEETLRIIEAGLKHSLKAKIHADEIASIGCSELSLKTKLSSCDHLLKITESGIEALRRSGTMATLLPITAFSLKEGFADARRLIDSGVGVALATDFNPGSSYSESMPFAIGLAVLGMGLTPREAIVASTLNSAYVLGREKQVGSLEVGKQADFVLLKENSYLFIPYHVGVNPVHSVYKRGERVFSADC from the coding sequence ATGGTTGACCTTCTGCTTATAAGGGGGAATATCTTTACTCCCATAGATGATGGTAAACCAAAGACCTTAAAGAGGATGGATGAGCTTGCCCATATCGAGGACGGCGCCATAGCCGTTAAAGATGGAATTATTGTTGATATGGGCAAAACGGATGATTTATTGAAAAAGCACAGGGATGCAAAAAGCATAGTGGATGCAAGCTTTAAGGCAGTATTGCCCGGTTTTGTTGACCCCCACACCCATGCTCTGTTTGTTGGAACAAGGGAAAAAGAGTTTGACATGAGGCTGTCTGGCAAAAGCTATATGGAGATACTAAAGGCTGGGGGTGGAATACTAAATACCGTAAAGAGACTCAGGTCTGCAACTGTTGAGCAGCTTAAAGATGAGCTGAAAAAGAGGATTAGAACATTCTTTGAGTATGGGACGACGACGCTTGAGGTAAAAAGCGGCTATGGTCTGGATTTTGAGAACGAGATAAAGATGCTAAAGGCCATAGAGCTTGCAAAGAGGGAGACCCCTATGGATATAGTTGCAACATTCATTGGGGCTCATGCAATACCGCAGGAGTTTAAGGATAAGAAAGATGAGTATGTGGAGCTTGTGATTAACAAGATGATACCTTTTGTTGCAGAGCATAAACTGGCTGAGTTTGTCGATGTCTTCTGTGAGGAGGGGGTTTATTCACCCGAAGAGACCTTAAGGATAATTGAGGCGGGCTTAAAACACTCGCTTAAGGCCAAAATACATGCCGATGAGATAGCATCAATCGGATGCAGCGAGCTTTCGTTAAAAACAAAACTCTCCTCATGCGACCACCTGCTAAAGATAACAGAAAGCGGTATAGAGGCCTTAAGACGGTCTGGCACGATGGCAACGCTTCTGCCCATAACGGCCTTTAGCTTAAAAGAAGGGTTTGCTGATGCAAGAAGGCTTATCGATAGCGGCGTCGGTGTGGCTTTAGCCACCGATTTTAACCCGGGCAGTTCTTATTCTGAGTCCATGCCCTTTGCTATTGGTCTGGCCGTGCTTGGCATGGGTCTTACGCCGAGGGAGGCTATAGTCGCATCAACCCTGAATAGCGCTTATGTGCTTGGAAGGGAGAAACAGGTTGGCTCGCTTGAGGTAGGCAAACAGGCCGATTTTGTGTTGTTGAAGGAGAATAGCTATCTTTTCATACCGTATCATGTGGGCGTGAATCCCGTTCATTCGGTTTATAAGAGGGGAGAGCGTGTTTTTTCAGCAGATTGTTAA
- a CDS encoding thioredoxin family protein: MKSIKELPETKGKYVLMFVSNHCPYCRQMEKLMKQVEKDYSDKGIEFYVLNVSSNPEIATRYNIMSTPLTYFMNGKEVVGKETGAVSKRAIELELEELLKAGEFIRKIKRMLGIAKE; encoded by the coding sequence ATGAAGAGCATAAAGGAATTGCCAGAAACAAAGGGAAAATATGTGTTGATGTTTGTTAGCAACCACTGCCCGTATTGCAGACAGATGGAAAAGCTAATGAAGCAAGTTGAGAAGGATTATTCAGATAAGGGAATAGAGTTTTATGTTTTAAATGTCTCCTCAAATCCTGAGATTGCCACAAGATATAACATAATGTCAACACCCTTGACCTATTTTATGAACGGCAAAGAGGTTGTGGGCAAGGAGACGGGCGCAGTATCAAAGAGAGCTATTGAGCTTGAACTTGAGGAACTCCTAAAGGCAGGGGAGTTTATAAGAAAGATAAAAAGGATGTTGGGTATAGCCAAGGAATAG
- a CDS encoding MjaI family restriction endonuclease: MELKIEIEEIRRLLEIEDIEFPKYATQILNLANQNAQATRPKVVGQVSELIKEFPGKTLQEWEEWYLERYPDSINEATKKILKMLDSFKETIDRIDEDMIKKWVKDLVVVKTFIGLRFQEAVLKRVAREFGLNYRPSMPKDEKKGIDGYIGNVPVSLKPITYKHKEMLAEKIDIDIIYYEKQKNGLKVSIPAELEGKLLKTP, encoded by the coding sequence ATGGAGCTTAAGATAGAGATTGAGGAAATACGCAGGTTGTTGGAGATAGAGGACATAGAATTTCCCAAGTATGCGACCCAGATACTTAATTTGGCCAACCAGAATGCTCAAGCAACAAGGCCCAAAGTCGTTGGGCAGGTGAGTGAGCTTATAAAAGAATTCCCAGGAAAAACGCTTCAGGAATGGGAAGAATGGTATTTAGAGAGATATCCGGATTCCATAAACGAAGCGACAAAGAAAATTTTGAAGATGCTCGATAGTTTTAAGGAAACAATTGATCGGATTGATGAAGATATGATCAAAAAATGGGTTAAAGATTTAGTAGTTGTTAAAACCTTTATAGGGCTGAGGTTTCAGGAGGCTGTATTAAAGAGGGTTGCCAGGGAGTTTGGTTTGAATTATAGGCCTTCAATGCCCAAAGATGAGAAAAAGGGCATTGATGGTTATATCGGGAATGTTCCTGTAAGCTTAAAGCCTATCACATACAAACACAAAGAGATGCTGGCAGAAAAAATAGATATAGATATCATCTATTACGAAAAACAGAAAAACGGCTTAAAAGTCTCAATCCCAGCTGAATTGGAAGGCAAGCTGCTCAAAACCCCCTGA
- the rpsF gene encoding 30S ribosomal protein S6: MRYYELLYIVRPTMGEDELKAFINGVKERIEAEGGEILKNEVWQKRNLAYPIKKFKQGYYILVHYRSEAEVPKKIEEYLRIKEDVLRFLTTYMLKKDIKAYQKKEDDGKSE; the protein is encoded by the coding sequence ATGAGGTATTACGAGTTGCTTTACATCGTTCGGCCCACGATGGGTGAGGATGAGTTGAAGGCCTTTATTAACGGTGTTAAGGAGAGGATCGAGGCCGAGGGCGGAGAGATTCTGAAGAACGAGGTGTGGCAGAAGAGGAATTTGGCCTATCCCATCAAGAAGTTCAAGCAGGGTTATTACATCCTGGTTCATTACAGATCAGAGGCCGAGGTTCCCAAAAAGATCGAGGAGTATTTAAGGATCAAAGAGGATGTCTTGAGGTTTTTAACGACTTACATGTTAAAGAAGGATATCAAGGCATATCAGAAGAAGGAAGACGATGGCAAATCTGAATAA
- the rpsR gene encoding 30S ribosomal protein S18, which translates to MTDNKKKKRYFRYPKKKVCHFCSNKIEEIDYKDVDTLSRYVTERYKIIGRKTTATCAKHQRMLTKAIKRARVMALMPFTISRKLKG; encoded by the coding sequence ATGACGGATAACAAGAAGAAAAAGAGATACTTCAGATACCCAAAAAAGAAGGTTTGCCATTTCTGCTCTAACAAGATAGAGGAGATCGATTACAAGGATGTGGATACGCTATCGAGGTATGTGACGGAGAGGTATAAAATCATAGGAAGAAAGACCACGGCAACATGCGCCAAGCACCAGAGGATGTTGACCAAGGCCATCAAGAGGGCAAGGGTTATGGCTTTGATGCCGTTTACTATTAGCAGAAAACTCAAAGGCTAA
- a CDS encoding ABC transporter ATP-binding protein, with protein MEGSILSIRDLCVSYGKIKALDGVSIEVKKGECVAIVGANGAGKSTLLKSIMGFVKRQEGEIVFLGNRIDGLATHAIARMGISFVPEGARVFPSISVYGNLLLGAYKEKDKNLIKQRLKRVYEIFPRLKERLNQAAGTLSGGERQMLAMARALMGEPKLLMVDEVSLGLMPKLVDIVFDVIDRLHKEGLTILLSEQNAHKASEVADRVYILELGSILKETDRDGILNDPLIKKAYLGM; from the coding sequence TTGGAAGGAAGTATTCTTAGCATAAGGGATCTTTGTGTTAGTTATGGCAAGATAAAGGCGTTAGATGGCGTTTCCATCGAGGTTAAAAAGGGGGAATGTGTGGCTATAGTCGGCGCAAATGGTGCAGGCAAAAGCACGCTTCTTAAGTCCATCATGGGCTTTGTAAAAAGACAGGAAGGCGAGATTGTGTTTTTGGGCAACAGGATAGACGGCCTTGCCACGCATGCAATAGCAAGGATGGGTATATCCTTTGTTCCAGAGGGTGCGAGGGTTTTTCCCTCGATTAGTGTTTATGGCAACCTTTTGCTTGGTGCTTATAAGGAGAAGGATAAGAATTTGATAAAGCAGAGGCTAAAGAGGGTTTATGAGATATTCCCCAGGCTTAAAGAGAGGCTGAATCAGGCCGCAGGCACCCTTTCTGGTGGGGAAAGGCAGATGCTTGCAATGGCAAGGGCCTTGATGGGCGAGCCTAAGTTGCTTATGGTGGATGAGGTTTCTTTGGGTTTGATGCCCAAGCTTGTTGATATAGTTTTTGATGTTATAGATAGATTGCATAAAGAAGGGTTAACCATTTTGCTTTCTGAGCAGAATGCCCATAAGGCCTCGGAGGTTGCAGATAGGGTTTACATATTGGAGCTTGGGAGTATTTTGAAGGAGACAGACAGAGACGGTATTCTAAACGACCCGCTCATAAAGAAGGCCTATTTAGGCATGTAA
- a CDS encoding single-stranded DNA-binding protein → MANLNKIMLIGNLTRDPELRYTPAGLGVASFGIAVNTPIGKDEQGNRKTETLFVDVVAFGRQAETIAEYLKKGSLVYIEGRLRYRTWEDPNGNKRSKHEVVLNNFQFLSFKDRADSSQQVPVDMPAEDEDIPF, encoded by the coding sequence ATGGCAAATCTGAATAAAATAATGCTCATAGGCAATCTGACCAGGGATCCTGAATTGAGATATACGCCTGCAGGTTTGGGGGTTGCAAGCTTCGGCATTGCCGTAAATACGCCGATAGGTAAGGATGAGCAGGGCAACAGGAAAACAGAGACCCTTTTTGTGGATGTGGTGGCCTTTGGCAGGCAAGCAGAGACAATAGCAGAATACCTTAAAAAAGGGTCGCTGGTTTATATTGAGGGGAGATTGCGTTATAGAACCTGGGAAGACCCAAACGGCAACAAGAGGTCAAAACACGAAGTAGTTCTTAATAATTTTCAATTTTTGTCCTTTAAGGATAGAGCAGATAGCTCCCAGCAGGTTCCTGTTGATATGCCTGCTGAGGATGAGGATATACCATTTTAA
- the rplI gene encoding 50S ribosomal protein L9 translates to MKIVLLEDVDKLGYAGDIKTVKDGYAKNYLIPKGLALAATKSNLKLVEEKRRAILRKIEKKIEQANRVKEALDGLEIEVAARAGEKGKLFGSVTANEIYEQLKDKAEFDKKSIRLPKDGIKEVGTHQVEIAIYRDIKATVKVKVVPLNEEQ, encoded by the coding sequence ATGAAGATAGTGCTCCTTGAAGATGTGGATAAATTGGGCTATGCAGGCGATATAAAGACCGTAAAAGACGGTTATGCCAAGAATTACCTAATACCCAAGGGTCTGGCTTTGGCTGCAACCAAAAGCAATCTAAAGCTTGTTGAGGAGAAAAGAAGGGCTATCCTTAGAAAGATTGAAAAGAAGATCGAGCAGGCAAACAGGGTGAAAGAAGCGCTGGATGGTCTTGAGATAGAGGTTGCAGCAAGGGCAGGAGAGAAGGGCAAGCTCTTTGGTTCTGTTACGGCCAATGAGATATACGAGCAGCTGAAGGATAAGGCTGAGTTTGATAAAAAGAGCATAAGGTTGCCCAAGGATGGCATAAAGGAAGTGGGGACGCACCAGGTTGAGATAGCCATCTATAGGGATATTAAGGCGACCGTTAAGGTCAAAGTCGTTCCTCTAAATGAAGAGCAGTAA
- a CDS encoding DNA methyltransferase translates to MIEIEDQSVNLIITSPPYWSIKDYGVNNQIGYGQTLHEYLKDLYRVWIESYRVLEPGRRLIVNIGDQFARSIVYGRYKIIPLHAEIIAQCEDIGFDYMGSIMWQKKTTMNTTGGANVMGSYPYPPNGMIEIDYEHILVFKKPGKSKKVSKEIKEDSKLSKEEWKEYFSGHWYFGGARQVGHQAMFPDELPKRLIKMFSFVGETVLDPFLGSGTTARVALELGRNAIGYEINKDFLKTIEKKLRVKDASIFEKRIEVIKRGNPIILKDVDYRPRIKDAKPVIEPGKLKFGKDKLYQVIDVLKDGRLKLDTGLVVKLRGVIIVNLDEALSYLRQYVLKKKVYLKFDEGYIAEGDLVSAYVYLKNKIFINAHLIKAGLAAIDRDLDFDLKERFLKLESNRDMGVSFGETGVAR, encoded by the coding sequence ATGATAGAGATAGAGGATCAATCCGTAAATTTAATAATTACATCACCGCCTTATTGGTCAATAAAGGATTACGGTGTTAACAATCAGATTGGATATGGACAGACCCTTCATGAGTACCTTAAAGATCTGTATAGGGTCTGGATAGAATCATACAGGGTGTTGGAGCCAGGCAGGCGATTGATTGTCAATATAGGAGATCAATTTGCAAGATCCATAGTTTACGGAAGATATAAAATTATACCCCTCCATGCAGAGATAATTGCCCAGTGCGAAGACATTGGGTTTGATTATATGGGTTCTATCATGTGGCAGAAGAAAACCACTATGAATACGACAGGCGGGGCGAATGTTATGGGTTCATATCCCTATCCTCCCAACGGTATGATAGAGATAGATTATGAACATATACTTGTGTTTAAGAAGCCCGGGAAAAGTAAAAAGGTCTCAAAAGAGATTAAAGAGGACTCTAAGCTTAGCAAAGAGGAGTGGAAGGAGTATTTTTCTGGACATTGGTATTTTGGAGGGGCAAGACAGGTAGGTCATCAAGCAATGTTTCCAGATGAGTTGCCTAAACGGTTGATAAAAATGTTTAGTTTTGTTGGCGAAACGGTTCTTGATCCTTTTTTGGGAAGCGGAACAACGGCAAGGGTGGCGTTAGAATTAGGCAGGAATGCCATAGGCTATGAGATAAATAAGGATTTTTTAAAGACTATAGAAAAAAAATTAAGAGTGAAGGATGCATCTATATTTGAGAAGAGGATTGAAGTTATCAAAAGGGGTAATCCAATAATTCTAAAAGATGTAGATTATAGGCCGAGGATAAAAGATGCAAAACCCGTAATTGAGCCGGGTAAATTAAAGTTTGGTAAAGATAAATTGTATCAAGTAATCGATGTTTTAAAAGATGGAAGATTGAAATTGGATACAGGGCTTGTTGTAAAACTAAGGGGGGTTATAATAGTAAATTTGGATGAGGCTTTAAGTTATTTAAGACAGTATGTATTGAAAAAAAAGGTGTATCTTAAGTTCGATGAGGGGTATATAGCTGAAGGTGATCTTGTAAGCGCTTATGTGTATCTCAAGAATAAGATATTTATTAATGCTCATCTGATCAAGGCAGGGTTAGCTGCTATAGATAGAGATTTAGACTTTGATTTGAAGGAGAGATTTTTGAAATTAGAAAGCAACCGTGATATGGGTGTTTCCTTTGGGGAGACAGGGGTTGCACGGTAG
- a CDS encoding branched-chain amino acid ABC transporter permease: protein MSGYLITLAITVGIYMILALSLNIIVGYAGQISLGHAAFWAIGAYSFAILTTKYGLGFAGSAVLAVVITTLVGVFLGLPSLRVSEDFLAITTIGINFIVQGIFNSFDYFGGAMGIGGIPFPTFRGEMISNFAFMSIVYGFVAITIAISYGFKRSWAGLASFAIKDDELAASVSSVSPIRFKLLSFAIGSAIAGVSGVLYASFMSFISAADFSFPVSVTILAMVMVGGEATIIGPIFGSILLVILPEVFRFIHDYRMLLYGLLLVFMMRFQPDGFFGKRGIVWGIIRRFSKA, encoded by the coding sequence ATGAGTGGTTATCTGATAACGCTTGCTATAACGGTTGGCATATACATGATTCTTGCCTTGAGTTTGAACATCATTGTGGGTTATGCAGGTCAGATATCGCTGGGACATGCGGCTTTCTGGGCAATAGGGGCATACAGCTTTGCTATATTGACAACCAAATACGGTCTTGGCTTTGCAGGAAGCGCTGTTCTTGCCGTTGTCATAACCACGCTTGTGGGTGTGTTTTTGGGGCTTCCCAGCTTGAGGGTTAGTGAGGATTTCCTTGCCATTACCACAATAGGCATAAACTTCATAGTTCAGGGTATATTCAATAGCTTTGACTATTTCGGCGGTGCTATGGGCATAGGTGGAATACCGTTTCCCACATTTAGGGGAGAGATGATCTCGAATTTCGCCTTTATGTCGATAGTGTATGGCTTTGTTGCTATTACCATAGCCATCAGTTACGGGTTTAAGCGTTCATGGGCTGGGCTTGCAAGCTTTGCCATCAAGGATGATGAACTTGCAGCAAGCGTAAGCTCCGTGTCGCCGATTAGGTTTAAGCTTCTATCCTTTGCCATTGGTTCTGCTATAGCCGGTGTTAGCGGCGTTTTGTATGCGAGTTTTATGAGCTTTATATCGGCTGCCGATTTTTCTTTCCCTGTATCTGTGACAATACTTGCCATGGTTATGGTTGGCGGTGAGGCGACGATCATAGGGCCTATATTCGGTTCGATTTTGTTGGTTATACTGCCTGAGGTTTTCAGATTTATTCATGATTACAGAATGCTGCTTTACGGCTTGTTGCTTGTGTTTATGATGAGGTTTCAGCCGGATGGCTTTTTCGGCAAGAGGGGAATTGTATGGGGGATTATAAGGAGATTCTCAAAGGCCTAA
- a CDS encoding TraR/DksA family transcriptional regulator, with protein MDKATMEELKDRLLSLKKEISSRIKENLERVNSIQLKGDEGDFSSAVYSRQVIYDLIEKDRKHLIEIEESLYDIEKGTYGICKRCGKEIEIERMKAKPTAKYCIACRKIIESGK; from the coding sequence ATGGATAAGGCAACAATGGAGGAATTGAAAGACAGACTGTTGAGCCTGAAAAAGGAGATAAGCTCAAGAATCAAAGAGAACCTTGAAAGGGTCAACTCTATTCAACTAAAGGGCGATGAGGGGGATTTTTCTTCTGCTGTTTACTCCCGCCAGGTTATCTATGATCTGATAGAGAAGGATAGAAAGCATCTCATTGAGATAGAAGAATCTTTGTATGATATAGAGAAGGGCACATACGGCATCTGCAAAAGGTGCGGCAAGGAGATAGAAATAGAGAGAATGAAGGCCAAGCCCACGGCCAAGTATTGCATTGCTTGCAGGAAGATTATCGAGTCTGGTAAATAG
- a CDS encoding ComF family protein, with amino-acid sequence MLAGRLSSLVNSCLDIVFAPKCLLCGARTTGLVCNDCLCSLRSDFNRCKVCSRPIGAKGAVCSVCLSKKRFFVRGFSLFNYKDENVKRVIELLKFKGYYRLAELLYHFKKEIIQSGIFDGVDCLLAVPMHRRDILKRGFNQAVFIARALSDITGIKVDYYLLRKLKRTKHQVGLSAKEREVNLKGAFGLTKTPSYRRVVIVDDVFTTGSTINEIARLLLSCNVKSNFFCLSSTPGLKDVDF; translated from the coding sequence TTGCTTGCAGGAAGATTATCGAGTCTGGTAAATAGCTGTCTGGACATTGTATTTGCCCCTAAATGCCTGTTGTGCGGGGCAAGAACGACCGGTTTGGTTTGCAATGACTGTCTATGCAGCCTAAGAAGCGATTTTAACAGGTGTAAGGTCTGTTCACGCCCCATAGGTGCAAAGGGGGCGGTCTGTTCTGTTTGCCTATCCAAGAAGCGGTTTTTTGTTAGGGGTTTTTCCCTTTTTAACTATAAAGATGAGAATGTAAAGAGGGTTATAGAACTTCTAAAATTTAAGGGGTATTACCGTCTGGCGGAGTTGCTTTATCATTTCAAAAAAGAGATTATCCAAAGCGGCATATTTGATGGTGTTGATTGCTTGCTTGCTGTGCCTATGCACAGAAGGGATATCCTCAAGAGGGGTTTTAACCAAGCCGTATTTATCGCCAGGGCGCTCTCTGATATCACAGGCATAAAGGTTGATTATTACCTTTTGAGGAAGCTTAAAAGAACCAAGCATCAGGTCGGTTTGTCGGCCAAAGAGAGGGAGGTTAACCTTAAAGGGGCATTCGGTTTAACAAAAACGCCCTCATATAGGCGTGTGGTTATAGTGGATGATGTCTTTACCACGGGGTCAACGATCAACGAGATAGCCAGGCTGTTGTTATCCTGTAATGTTAAAAGCAATTTCTTTTGTTTATCGTCAACACCCGGTTTAAAAGATGTTGATTTTTAG
- a CDS encoding ABC transporter ATP-binding protein, translating into MGDYKEILKGLNITKQFGGLRALDGIDFSVREGEIFGIVGPNGAGKTTLFNIISGVLKPSEGRIFFKGNDITSFSPHRLARLGIGRTFQVVRPFRSLTVLENVAVACGVKFYDNALLMFQGWRKRRNIERVDEILSRTGLIEFRDRPASQLPLGFQRRLEIARALALNPSVILLDESFSGLSFSEIDELKGLVVDLNRDGLSIIIIEHNMPIVMELCKRVMVINHGKKIAEGSPVDVVNNKEVIEAYLGRKYS; encoded by the coding sequence ATGGGGGATTATAAGGAGATTCTCAAAGGCCTAAACATAACCAAACAATTCGGCGGCCTAAGGGCGCTGGACGGTATAGACTTTTCGGTAAGAGAGGGTGAGATATTCGGTATAGTTGGGCCCAACGGTGCCGGCAAGACCACGCTATTTAACATAATCAGCGGGGTTTTGAAACCCTCCGAAGGGAGGATCTTTTTCAAAGGGAATGACATAACCTCTTTTAGTCCCCACAGGCTTGCAAGGTTAGGCATCGGAAGGACTTTTCAGGTTGTAAGACCCTTTAGGAGCTTAACGGTTCTTGAGAATGTGGCTGTGGCATGCGGTGTTAAATTTTATGACAATGCGCTTTTGATGTTTCAGGGGTGGAGAAAGAGGCGCAATATAGAAAGGGTTGATGAAATCCTTTCAAGAACCGGACTGATTGAGTTTAGGGATAGGCCTGCCTCTCAACTTCCGTTGGGATTTCAAAGGAGACTTGAGATAGCAAGGGCATTGGCCTTAAATCCATCGGTTATCCTGCTTGATGAGTCGTTTTCGGGGTTGAGTTTTTCAGAGATAGATGAGCTTAAAGGGTTGGTTGTGGATTTAAATAGGGATGGTTTGAGCATCATTATAATAGAGCACAATATGCCCATAGTTATGGAGCTGTGTAAAAGGGTTATGGTGATTAACCACGGCAAGAAGATTGCCGAGGGTTCTCCTGTTGATGTTGTTAATAACAAAGAGGTGATAGAGGCATACCTTGGAAGGAAGTATTCTTAG
- a CDS encoding branched-chain amino acid ABC transporter permease yields MFFQQIVNGLTIGGVYALIAIGLALVYGILRIIHVAHAGVYVVGAYAGLYVFMLTHSFMIAALASMATGAVVGVLIEELVYTPLLNHSPIISLIASIGVFISIEEGIRLIFGPYIKSFPSAMFSGEHHLGGLVVSNSQAVVLLVSVASILFIWFMTEKTRLGLALKAVSEDIEMAESVSIDSRWMIMLAFAFSSAFAGLAGLLVGAYFNSVYPSMGDVPAYKSLAIIVVGGMSNIWGAFFAALIIGLLETISIGVFNVPLPRDSLAFIFMVVMLLIKPSGIVGIFKR; encoded by the coding sequence GTGTTTTTTCAGCAGATTGTTAACGGGCTTACCATAGGCGGCGTGTATGCCTTAATAGCCATAGGGCTTGCCCTTGTGTATGGCATCTTGCGCATTATCCATGTGGCGCACGCAGGTGTTTATGTGGTTGGTGCCTATGCGGGGCTTTATGTGTTTATGCTTACCCATAGCTTTATGATTGCTGCTTTGGCTTCTATGGCAACAGGGGCGGTTGTGGGTGTCTTGATAGAGGAGCTTGTCTATACACCGCTGCTTAACCATTCTCCGATTATATCCCTGATAGCAAGTATAGGTGTGTTTATCAGCATAGAGGAGGGGATTAGGCTGATCTTTGGACCGTATATAAAGTCCTTCCCCTCTGCTATGTTTTCTGGTGAGCATCATTTAGGCGGCCTGGTTGTGAGCAATTCTCAGGCCGTTGTGCTTTTGGTTAGTGTGGCGTCTATACTCTTTATATGGTTTATGACCGAAAAAACCCGTCTTGGTTTGGCATTAAAAGCCGTTTCTGAGGATATAGAGATGGCAGAGAGCGTTTCTATAGACTCAAGGTGGATGATAATGCTTGCCTTTGCCTTCTCTTCTGCCTTTGCAGGCCTTGCCGGTTTGCTTGTTGGTGCTTACTTTAACTCCGTCTATCCATCGATGGGCGATGTGCCGGCATACAAATCGCTCGCCATTATTGTTGTGGGTGGTATGAGCAATATCTGGGGTGCTTTCTTTGCCGCGCTGATTATAGGGTTGTTAGAGACCATCTCTATCGGTGTTTTTAATGTGCCCCTGCCGAGGGATTCGCTGGCTTTTATCTTTATGGTGGTTATGCTTCTCATAAAGCCTTCTGGAATAGTGGGGATTTTTAAAAGATGA